Proteins co-encoded in one Dehalogenimonas sp. WBC-2 genomic window:
- a CDS encoding tRNA nucleotidyltransferase, whose product MSDISLPAIIVTDPNQRVVLATIAAAAKLSQVKAFIVGGFIRDNLLGRHVCDLDIVVSGDPQNMILVLKNQFNGTSFALDNAAGMFRLTLPSGSAFSQIDITTATGTLEEDLWRRDFSINTMACSLSNFDITTGRCSIIDPTGGLNDLRTKNIRSVTIDVFLEDPARLLRGVRLAAELGFTIEPATEAAITSQAGLVATVAGERTREELVRLLSLKASGATIEYLDKLSLLTYIFPELEPSRGVKQPLEHAWDVLNHQLKTVISLDWVLRRGQWPYATNSTRQLIPWNQTQEEYFSSSIGSGASRLALTRLAAILHDIAKPETRILTESGRIRFFGHAQKGALVVERILERLRFSKREISFVSAIVKAHLRPVQMGPDTTLPTPRAVYRYLRDTGDAAVATLYLSLADHLAARGPSLELDNFREHVTIVDYILKELGRQLKGAGKPRLLNGNELQSYFGLKPGPEMGEILAAVEEAQTTGEINTRNEAIEYVHEILQTREGAR is encoded by the coding sequence ATGTCAGATATAAGCCTGCCCGCCATTATTGTCACAGACCCCAATCAGCGTGTCGTATTAGCCACAATTGCAGCGGCAGCAAAGCTAAGTCAGGTAAAGGCTTTTATCGTCGGTGGGTTTATTAGGGACAATCTATTAGGGCGTCATGTTTGTGACCTAGATATTGTAGTATCAGGCGACCCGCAAAACATGATTCTGGTTCTTAAGAACCAGTTCAACGGCACATCTTTTGCTCTTGATAACGCCGCAGGAATGTTTCGCCTCACTCTGCCATCAGGAAGTGCTTTCAGCCAGATAGACATCACCACTGCTACGGGCACGCTGGAAGAAGATCTGTGGCGACGGGACTTCTCAATAAACACCATGGCATGCTCTCTGTCTAATTTTGATATCACAACAGGACGATGTAGCATAATTGACCCAACCGGGGGACTGAATGATCTGCGTACAAAAAACATCCGCTCCGTCACTATTGATGTGTTCCTGGAAGACCCTGCCCGCTTGCTACGTGGTGTCAGACTGGCCGCAGAATTGGGATTCACCATCGAACCGGCCACAGAGGCAGCGATTACCAGTCAAGCCGGATTAGTGGCTACAGTGGCCGGTGAACGTACGCGGGAAGAACTTGTCCGATTACTGTCTTTAAAGGCCTCCGGGGCAACCATAGAGTACCTGGACAAGTTATCATTGTTGACCTACATCTTCCCTGAACTTGAGCCCTCCAGAGGCGTTAAACAGCCACTTGAGCACGCCTGGGATGTCCTGAATCATCAATTGAAAACCGTGATTTCCCTGGACTGGGTTTTGAGGCGCGGACAATGGCCTTATGCTACAAACAGCACCCGACAACTGATACCCTGGAACCAGACGCAGGAAGAATATTTCTCATCCTCAATTGGAAGCGGTGCCTCGCGACTGGCATTAACACGGTTGGCCGCCATCCTCCACGATATTGCCAAGCCGGAAACCAGAATACTTACGGAATCCGGCCGTATCCGTTTCTTTGGGCATGCCCAAAAAGGGGCGCTAGTAGTCGAAAGAATATTGGAGCGGTTGCGTTTTTCTAAACGAGAGATCAGCTTTGTCTCGGCGATTGTCAAGGCGCACCTCCGTCCGGTGCAGATGGGACCTGATACGACGCTACCTACACCCAGGGCAGTATACCGTTACCTCCGGGACACCGGTGACGCTGCTGTGGCCACTCTTTATCTGAGCCTGGCAGACCACCTGGCTGCCCGTGGTCCATCACTTGAGCTTGATAACTTTCGTGAACATGTTACAATAGTGGACTATATTCTTAAAGAATTGGGGCGGCAACTAAAAGGAGCCGGCAAACCCCGGTTATTGAACGGGAATGAGTTACAGTCATATTTTGGACTCAAACCGGGACCTGAAATGGGTGAAATTCTTGCCGCGGTCGAAGAGGCGCAGACTACCGGCGAGATAAACACACGAAATGAAGCAATTGAGTATGTTCATGAAATACTGCAAACCAGAGAAGGCGCCCGGTAA
- the secD gene encoding protein-export membrane protein SecD: MKKHLPGLITIFVLLILSALIVLPMGKGVLFGKPISLGLDLQGGIHLVYQADLSGVAEADKDATIEGILGVINNRINPLGVSEPSIYRQGEDRIVVELPGTSLSDAQKQRIGSTALLIFGELAADDEEATWENDLGRWKPATAEIDGVVLELDSSYFNENTYVTTDQFGSIQLHFEWNAEGTKIFESVTSRLVGKRIGLFEGDTALLGDDGNPIAPVVQQALSDSGVITGLSTHEAQLLSQQLNAGRLPVPLEVIYENTVSPILGADFVDLSVLAGVIGFILVIIFMTIFYRLPGALASLALVIYVALVLAIYKLVPVTLTLAGIGGFILSIGMAVDANVLIFERMKEELRSRRTVGAAIEAGFSRAWSAIWDANVTTLIVCAILVWVGGSVAAGAPVQGFALTLGIGVLASMFTAIFITRTFLRALIGSSISKKLNLFTTETGDQNA, encoded by the coding sequence ATGAAAAAACATCTTCCCGGTCTCATCACCATATTTGTGTTGCTGATACTCTCAGCGCTGATCGTGTTGCCAATGGGCAAGGGGGTGCTTTTCGGTAAACCCATCTCATTGGGACTTGACCTTCAGGGCGGTATCCATCTGGTATATCAGGCCGACCTTTCTGGTGTCGCAGAAGCTGACAAGGACGCTACCATAGAAGGCATCCTGGGTGTCATCAACAACCGGATCAATCCTTTGGGTGTCAGCGAACCGAGCATCTACCGTCAGGGTGAAGACCGCATCGTGGTGGAATTGCCCGGAACATCACTCTCTGACGCTCAAAAACAGCGTATAGGCTCCACAGCGCTCCTTATATTCGGAGAATTGGCCGCCGATGATGAAGAGGCTACCTGGGAAAATGACCTTGGCCGCTGGAAACCGGCCACCGCCGAAATCGACGGCGTTGTCCTGGAACTCGATTCAAGCTATTTCAATGAAAACACTTACGTTACTACCGACCAGTTCGGCAGCATCCAGCTCCACTTTGAATGGAACGCCGAAGGCACCAAGATATTTGAGTCAGTCACCAGCCGTCTGGTGGGTAAAAGAATTGGACTTTTTGAAGGCGATACCGCTCTGCTGGGTGATGATGGAAATCCCATCGCGCCGGTGGTCCAACAAGCCCTTTCCGATTCCGGTGTGATTACCGGTCTGTCAACCCATGAAGCACAGTTGCTATCGCAGCAACTCAACGCCGGCCGACTGCCGGTCCCGTTGGAAGTCATCTACGAAAACACCGTGTCTCCCATACTGGGTGCCGATTTTGTGGACCTGAGCGTCCTGGCCGGGGTCATCGGCTTCATTCTGGTTATCATATTCATGACCATTTTTTACCGCCTGCCCGGCGCACTAGCCAGCCTGGCATTGGTTATATATGTGGCGCTGGTACTGGCCATATACAAACTGGTGCCGGTGACACTGACGCTGGCCGGTATCGGGGGGTTCATCTTGTCCATCGGCATGGCAGTAGATGCCAACGTGCTTATCTTTGAGCGTATGAAGGAAGAACTCAGGTCCCGCCGCACTGTCGGCGCGGCTATTGAGGCTGGTTTCTCCCGCGCCTGGAGCGCTATCTGGGACGCTAATGTCACCACGCTTATTGTGTGCGCCATTCTCGTCTGGGTCGGCGGCAGTGTGGCCGCCGGTGCGCCGGTTCAAGGGTTTGCCTTGACATTAGGCATCGGTGTATTAGCCAGTATGTTTACCGCCATCTTCATTACCCGCACCTTCCTTCGGGCGCTCATCGGCTCCAGCATCTCCAAAAAACTTAATCTATTCACCACCGAAACAGGGGATCAGAATGCCTAA
- the secF gene encoding protein-export membrane protein SecF: MPNIIGRRKLFLSISGALIALSLIFLAVFGLKSGIDFSAGSLLTVAFDSTPTLADLKNELSNQGYSTAIVQETGTQDFIIRLPTLTDAEKNSLEDGLEATLGTLTERGFETVDPVIASQTSRIALIAVALAAVGILLYLTYAFRRMPKPLHYGTGAVIAVLHDVLAVLGIYAALAAAFGWEINLVFIIGILAVIGYSVNNTVVVFDRIRENKLRGVAPTFEGVVNRSISETLVRSLNTSLTTIIVVLALMLFVGTTIQNLAAVMLIGIIVGTYDSVFVAPAILVIWDNFDRRRIGATTSRPVSAKS, translated from the coding sequence ATGCCTAATATCATCGGTAGAAGAAAACTCTTTCTCAGCATTTCGGGGGCGCTAATCGCTCTGTCATTGATATTCCTGGCGGTCTTCGGGCTGAAATCCGGCATCGATTTTTCCGCAGGATCCCTGCTTACGGTAGCTTTTGATTCTACTCCGACCCTGGCCGACCTAAAAAATGAGCTTTCAAACCAGGGTTATAGCACCGCCATAGTTCAGGAGACCGGCACTCAGGATTTCATCATCCGGCTACCCACCCTGACCGACGCCGAAAAGAACAGTCTGGAAGACGGCCTGGAGGCCACTTTGGGGACACTGACCGAGCGCGGCTTTGAGACGGTTGACCCGGTCATTGCCAGCCAGACATCCCGGATAGCCTTGATCGCTGTGGCACTGGCCGCTGTCGGCATTCTGTTATACCTTACTTACGCTTTCCGCCGTATGCCCAAACCGTTGCATTACGGCACCGGCGCGGTGATTGCCGTTCTGCACGATGTTTTGGCAGTCCTTGGCATTTACGCCGCTTTGGCCGCCGCCTTCGGTTGGGAAATCAATCTGGTGTTCATTATCGGCATCCTGGCAGTTATCGGCTACAGCGTCAATAACACCGTAGTGGTATTTGACCGAATCCGGGAGAACAAACTTCGCGGCGTTGCCCCTACCTTTGAGGGTGTGGTCAACCGCAGCATATCTGAAACTCTGGTCCGTTCTCTGAACACCTCTCTAACCACCATCATCGTTGTGCTGGCACTGATGCTCTTTGTGGGCACCACCATCCAGAACCTGGCAGCGGTCATGCTCATCGGCATTATCGTCGGCACTTATGACTCTGTTTTTGTTGCCCCGGCCATACTGGTCATCTGGGATAATTTTGACCGCAGGCGCATCGGGGCCACCACATCCCGACCCGTGTCTGCCAAATCCTAA
- a CDS encoding cobalt-zinc-cadmium resistance protein: MVHSKSRAAALSVGSNAVLFILKVTVGLATGAVSILAEAIHSALDLTAAVIAFFGVRAADKPADREHPFGHGKWENVSGTIEALLIFIAAAWIIYEAIKRIIHGAEVELLGWGMAVMLVSVIANTIVSRHLFKTAKATDSIALEADGQHLRTDIMTSAGVLTGLVLVQITGLKMLDPVVAIAVGLIIIKAAYDILKKSFGDIVDTGLPPEDEKIIVGILKEHRQQLAGFHGLRTRKAGAQRFAELHVVMPRDITVEKSHQICDHLESELKKRLPRLEITLHVEPCDDDCPECQVSCDSRKSPPGKNRRKVKPAG, encoded by the coding sequence ATGGTTCATTCTAAAAGCCGCGCCGCCGCTTTGTCAGTGGGTTCTAACGCTGTCCTCTTCATTCTTAAAGTAACCGTTGGACTGGCCACCGGCGCCGTCAGCATACTGGCTGAGGCCATCCATTCCGCGCTTGATCTGACGGCTGCAGTCATCGCTTTTTTTGGCGTGCGCGCCGCTGACAAACCCGCTGACCGGGAGCATCCTTTCGGGCACGGCAAGTGGGAGAACGTCTCTGGCACTATTGAAGCGCTGCTTATTTTCATCGCCGCAGCCTGGATCATCTATGAAGCGATCAAAAGGATCATCCACGGCGCTGAAGTTGAGTTATTAGGCTGGGGCATGGCGGTAATGCTGGTGTCAGTGATTGCCAACACCATAGTCAGCCGTCACTTGTTCAAAACAGCCAAAGCCACTGATTCTATAGCTCTGGAAGCGGACGGCCAACACCTCAGAACCGATATCATGACCTCTGCGGGGGTATTGACCGGACTGGTGCTGGTGCAAATCACCGGACTGAAAATGCTTGACCCTGTTGTCGCCATAGCGGTGGGGCTGATCATCATTAAGGCGGCTTACGATATCCTTAAAAAATCCTTCGGCGATATTGTGGACACCGGACTGCCGCCTGAAGATGAAAAGATCATCGTTGGCATTCTCAAGGAGCACCGGCAGCAATTGGCTGGTTTTCACGGCCTGCGCACCCGCAAAGCCGGCGCTCAGCGGTTTGCCGAGCTTCATGTGGTGATGCCGCGTGATATTACAGTGGAAAAATCCCATCAAATATGCGACCACCTTGAGTCTGAGCTGAAAAAACGTCTGCCGCGGCTGGAAATAACGCTCCATGTTGAACCCTGCGATGACGACTGCCCGGAATGCCAGGTCAGTTGCGATTCACGGAAGTCTCCGCCCGGTAAGAACCGCAGGAAGGTTAAACCTGCCGGATGA
- a CDS encoding transcription termination factor Rho, whose product MTEIDPTETPEPFQMAPSPPQPPAPPPPPPALGLSTLETMSREDLLELAKRMKLTGVTGAKKQEIVLRLLQASTEMQGNIFCSGILEIMPDGYGFLRQASLLPSPSDIYVSQSQVRRFGLRTGDMVIGQSRHAKPGEKYYSLLRVEAINDLNPEAAKRRPYFGSLTPTFPDRLLNLETEPNMLSTRLINLVAPIGRGQRGMVVSPPKAGKTMLLKNIANAATTNYNDIHMMIVLIGERPEEVTDMRRSVKGEVMAATFDEAVENQTRVAELALERAKRMVESGKDVFILLDGITRLTRAYNLAMPPSGRTLSGGLDPVALHPAKKFFGAARNTAEGGSLTIIATCLVDTGSRMDDVIYEEFKGTGNMELHLDRRLAERRVFPAIDIPRSGTRREELLLPEATFKQVQLLRRMVGIIADDSNNFAEVTERVLDKLKKSRNNNEFLTNLTREKP is encoded by the coding sequence ATGACCGAAATTGATCCCACCGAAACCCCGGAACCATTTCAAATGGCACCTTCACCGCCCCAGCCCCCCGCCCCGCCGCCGCCGCCTCCGGCGCTCGGATTATCCACCCTGGAGACGATGAGCCGGGAGGATCTGCTGGAACTGGCCAAGCGCATGAAGCTGACCGGTGTCACCGGCGCCAAGAAGCAGGAGATAGTGCTTCGGCTGCTGCAGGCGTCCACCGAGATGCAGGGCAACATCTTCTGCTCCGGTATTCTTGAGATCATGCCGGATGGCTACGGCTTCCTGCGCCAGGCGTCGCTGCTGCCTTCGCCTTCTGATATTTACGTCTCGCAGTCACAGGTCCGCCGCTTCGGTCTGCGCACCGGAGACATGGTCATCGGTCAGTCCCGCCATGCCAAGCCCGGTGAGAAATACTACAGTTTGCTTCGTGTTGAGGCCATCAATGATCTGAACCCTGAGGCCGCCAAGCGCCGTCCCTATTTCGGTTCCCTGACTCCTACTTTCCCTGACCGGTTGTTGAATCTGGAAACTGAGCCTAACATGCTCTCTACCCGCCTGATCAACCTGGTTGCTCCCATCGGCCGTGGCCAGCGGGGCATGGTGGTATCGCCGCCCAAGGCCGGCAAAACCATGCTTTTGAAGAACATCGCCAATGCCGCCACCACCAATTATAACGATATTCACATGATGATCGTCCTTATCGGTGAACGTCCTGAAGAGGTCACCGACATGCGCCGCTCCGTTAAAGGAGAGGTCATGGCCGCCACCTTTGATGAAGCGGTTGAAAACCAGACCCGCGTTGCCGAACTGGCTTTGGAACGTGCCAAACGTATGGTGGAAAGCGGCAAGGACGTCTTTATCCTTCTCGACGGCATCACCCGCCTCACCCGCGCCTACAACCTGGCTATGCCCCCTTCCGGCCGCACCCTGTCCGGTGGTCTTGATCCCGTGGCGCTGCACCCTGCCAAGAAGTTCTTCGGTGCCGCCCGCAACACCGCTGAAGGCGGTTCTTTAACTATTATCGCCACCTGCTTGGTGGATACCGGCTCCCGTATGGATGACGTCATCTATGAGGAATTCAAAGGCACCGGCAATATGGAACTGCATCTTGACCGCCGCCTGGCTGAACGCCGCGTCTTCCCGGCCATTGATATCCCCCGCTCCGGCACCCGCCGTGAAGAACTGCTGCTGCCGGAAGCCACCTTCAAGCAGGTACAACTACTGCGCCGCATGGTGGGTATCATCGCCGATGACTCCAACAACTTTGCTGAAGTTACCGAGCGCGTATTGGACAAGCTTAAGAAGAGCCGCAACAATAATGAGTTCTTGACCAACCTGACACGGGAAAAACCATAG
- a CDS encoding transaldolase, with protein MRIFLDTADIEEIKKGAAMGVVHGVTTNPTLVARAGHKSYQSVIKEIVGILPPASPISVEVVSETVSEMVADGRRFHTWAPDNVVVKLPTNAEGLQATRELAKDGIQVNMTLCFSANQALLAAHAGAAFISPFVGRLDDIGHDGMQVVKDIIEIYDMYCFDTEVIAASIRHPLHCIAAAKAGAHIATIPYKILEQMLKHPLTDKGIDQFLADWKKSGATNE; from the coding sequence ATGCGCATTTTCTTAGATACTGCCGACATTGAAGAGATCAAAAAAGGGGCCGCCATGGGCGTGGTTCATGGTGTAACCACCAACCCGACGCTGGTAGCCCGCGCCGGACACAAGAGCTACCAGTCGGTGATTAAAGAGATTGTCGGCATACTGCCCCCCGCCTCGCCCATCTCCGTTGAAGTCGTCTCTGAGACCGTCTCTGAGATGGTTGCCGACGGCAGGCGTTTCCACACCTGGGCGCCGGATAATGTGGTAGTCAAGCTGCCGACCAATGCTGAGGGCCTTCAAGCCACCCGTGAACTGGCAAAAGATGGCATTCAGGTTAATATGACGCTGTGTTTCTCGGCCAATCAGGCGCTCCTGGCCGCCCACGCCGGCGCGGCTTTTATCAGCCCTTTTGTCGGACGCCTGGATGATATCGGCCATGACGGCATGCAGGTTGTAAAAGACATCATTGAGATATATGATATGTACTGCTTCGATACCGAAGTCATTGCTGCCTCTATTCGCCACCCGCTGCATTGTATCGCCGCAGCCAAAGCAGGAGCCCACATCGCTACTATTCCCTATAAAATCCTTGAACAAATGCTTAAACACCCCTTGACAGACAAAGGCATAGACCAATTTCTGGCCGACTGGAAGAAGAGTGGTGCAACGAACGAGTAA
- a CDS encoding CTP synthase: MVKYIFVTGGVVSSVGKGITVASIGTVLKSRGVRVSVQKLDPYLNVDPGTMSPYQHGEVFVTGDGAETDLDLGNYERFIDIDLSAESNVTSGQVYSAVIAKERRGDYLGGTIQVVPHLTGEIKSRFHKLAEKSGADVVLIEVGGTVGDIEGQPFLEAIRQMRKDVGRDNVLYIHVTLLPYIVPTQELKTKPTQHSVNELRRIGIQPDVIVLRSDVPIPESIRDKISLFCDVDREAVIFAPTVETVYEVPLVLESEGLGDFLVRRLDLKAGPPQLDEWRAMIDCLKGACDPIRIALVGKYVELKDAYYSVREALSHAGLHHGRKVQIDWIQSEDLEKPGGERLLDHAQGIIVPGGFGDRGIEGMIKAAEYARVHKVPYFGLCLGLQIMVIEFGRNVIAAEHANSTEFDTGTAHPVIDIMPEQKDICGKGGTMRLGNWPCQLKPGSKAAAAYSQQLVHERHRHRFEFNNNYWQQYESAGMIFSGLSPDRKLVEICEIKDHPWMVACQFHPEFTSRPGKPQPLFRDFVGAAMNVLREGAQTALPLTAVSSQPSAGP, encoded by the coding sequence ATGGTTAAGTACATCTTCGTGACCGGCGGCGTGGTCAGTTCCGTAGGCAAGGGTATCACTGTCGCCAGCATCGGGACTGTACTGAAAAGCCGGGGCGTGCGCGTTTCGGTACAGAAACTAGACCCCTATTTAAACGTAGATCCGGGCACCATGTCGCCTTACCAGCATGGTGAGGTCTTTGTCACCGGTGACGGTGCCGAAACTGATCTTGACCTCGGCAATTACGAGCGGTTCATTGACATTGACCTCTCTGCCGAATCTAACGTCACCTCCGGCCAGGTCTATTCCGCCGTTATCGCCAAAGAGCGCCGCGGCGATTATCTGGGCGGCACTATCCAGGTTGTGCCACACTTGACCGGTGAGATCAAATCCCGCTTCCACAAGCTGGCCGAAAAGTCCGGCGCCGATGTGGTGCTGATTGAAGTCGGCGGCACCGTCGGCGACATTGAAGGCCAGCCGTTTCTGGAAGCCATCCGGCAGATGCGCAAAGATGTTGGCCGTGACAATGTGCTTTATATTCACGTGACGCTGTTACCTTATATAGTTCCTACTCAGGAACTTAAAACCAAACCGACGCAGCATAGCGTCAATGAGCTCCGCCGCATCGGTATCCAGCCGGACGTCATTGTTCTGCGTTCCGACGTACCTATTCCGGAGAGCATCCGCGATAAAATCTCACTTTTCTGCGATGTTGACCGTGAGGCGGTCATCTTTGCGCCCACCGTTGAAACCGTATATGAAGTGCCGCTGGTGCTTGAATCAGAGGGGCTGGGTGATTTTCTGGTGCGCCGCCTTGACCTCAAGGCCGGACCGCCGCAACTTGATGAATGGCGGGCGATGATTGACTGTTTGAAAGGTGCCTGCGACCCAATCAGGATCGCCCTCGTCGGCAAATATGTTGAACTTAAGGACGCTTACTATTCGGTACGTGAAGCCTTATCTCATGCCGGGCTGCATCACGGCCGCAAAGTTCAGATAGATTGGATACAATCTGAAGACCTGGAGAAACCCGGTGGTGAGAGACTCCTGGACCACGCTCAGGGCATCATTGTTCCCGGCGGTTTCGGCGACCGTGGTATTGAAGGCATGATTAAGGCCGCCGAATATGCCCGTGTTCACAAGGTGCCTTATTTCGGGTTGTGTCTGGGACTTCAGATAATGGTCATTGAATTCGGGCGCAACGTCATCGCTGCCGAACACGCCAATTCCACCGAATTTGATACCGGAACCGCCCATCCGGTCATCGATATCATGCCGGAACAAAAGGATATCTGCGGCAAGGGCGGCACCATGCGCCTGGGTAACTGGCCGTGCCAGCTTAAGCCCGGCAGCAAAGCGGCCGCCGCTTATAGTCAGCAACTGGTGCATGAACGCCACCGTCACCGCTTTGAATTCAATAATAACTACTGGCAGCAATATGAATCCGCTGGTATGATTTTTTCCGGGCTGTCGCCGGATCGTAAACTGGTGGAAATCTGTGAGATCAAGGATCATCCCTGGATGGTGGCTTGCCAGTTCCACCCGGAGTTCACCTCCCGCCCCGGCAAGCCGCAGCCGTTGTTCCGTGACTTTGTCGGCGCCGCCATGAATGTCTTGCGTGAGGGTGCCCAGACAGCCCTGCCGCTGACGGCCGTCAGCTCTCAGCCATCAGCGGGTCCATGA
- a CDS encoding formate hydrogenlyase subunit 7: MSLQKIIGNMFKPKYASAISLYDKELDQIGLSLKGEIDQVFGRSLAIRALDSGSDNAAEIELNNLSTPYYDVERFGISFVASPRHADVIIITGAVTLNMAEAVRKTYHAMPQPGWVVAVGDDACGTGLLNDSFAVLGGADRILPVAFKIPGNPPTPTEIMRGLLAFMTLVRRQKRTKA; encoded by the coding sequence ATGAGTCTTCAAAAAATAATCGGCAATATGTTTAAACCGAAGTATGCCTCGGCTATCTCTCTTTATGACAAGGAGTTAGATCAAATCGGGCTGTCGTTAAAAGGTGAAATCGATCAGGTTTTTGGCCGCAGTCTGGCTATCAGGGCATTGGACTCCGGCAGTGATAATGCGGCAGAAATTGAGCTTAACAATCTCTCTACCCCTTATTATGACGTCGAGCGCTTTGGCATCAGTTTTGTGGCCTCACCGCGTCATGCTGACGTCATCATCATTACCGGTGCCGTTACCTTGAATATGGCTGAGGCTGTGCGTAAGACTTACCATGCCATGCCCCAGCCGGGGTGGGTGGTGGCGGTAGGTGATGATGCCTGCGGCACCGGCTTGCTCAATGACAGTTTTGCGGTGCTTGGCGGGGCAGATAGAATACTGCCAGTGGCTTTCAAGATTCCGGGTAACCCGCCGACACCAACAGAAATCATGCGCGGCCTGCTGGCTTTTATGACCTTGGTTCGTCGCCAAAAAAGAACAAAAGCTTAG
- the hycE gene encoding hydrogenase HycE, with protein MDNLTKIVEQQLKRKGFDGRSRKGPYGEEYLAISVVAMVEAVQVLKKTAGVVLIGLWAVENFGMPGFTLFYCFERRGTATLLLLEVHLVDNRALSIARDFPVANYFQREVTDGFGLQFDGAFDNRRLLLHESYPDNFHPLRKSFDGHAIEPVNVTPEREYCFRQFQGEGIYQVPVGPVHAGIIESGHFRFSVIGETVFNLEIRHFWKYRGLEKLAENKKPDQVIKLAETISGDESAANACAFAMAVEYISGVSVPRRAWKLRTVLLELERIYSHLGDLGGMAVDVAYPVGAAPFYILREQVLRWNAALTGSRFLKGVIIPGGLERDIPDVKLKELLVYIEEFKIPFDEALKGIYDSAWVIDRLETTGVVSPTLIPALNLTGPTARASGACIDTRIDHPYGIYGEIKPEIITDGDGDVLSRFKVKAGEIGDSLRLICDAVNIEADEPVKAVCQPKDGYAITLIEAARGQSVQWVYIKDGLIDRWKIRTASFCNWLAIEHAVIGNIVPDFPVINKSLNLSYAGNDL; from the coding sequence ATGGATAATCTGACTAAAATCGTTGAACAACAGTTAAAACGCAAGGGTTTTGATGGCCGCAGCCGCAAAGGGCCGTATGGTGAGGAATACCTGGCCATTAGTGTCGTTGCCATGGTTGAAGCAGTCCAGGTATTGAAAAAAACCGCCGGTGTGGTTCTCATTGGCTTGTGGGCGGTTGAGAATTTCGGAATGCCCGGTTTTACCTTGTTTTACTGTTTTGAACGCCGCGGCACTGCTACCTTGCTCTTACTTGAGGTTCATCTCGTAGACAATCGGGCATTGTCAATTGCCAGGGATTTCCCGGTGGCCAACTATTTCCAACGGGAAGTGACCGATGGTTTCGGCCTCCAATTTGACGGCGCTTTTGATAACCGCCGTTTGTTGCTGCATGAATCATATCCCGATAATTTCCATCCGCTGCGGAAATCGTTTGACGGGCATGCCATTGAACCCGTCAACGTAACCCCGGAACGGGAATACTGTTTCAGGCAATTCCAGGGTGAGGGGATATACCAGGTACCGGTGGGCCCGGTACACGCCGGCATCATTGAGTCAGGGCATTTTCGTTTCAGTGTCATCGGGGAGACCGTCTTCAATCTGGAAATACGGCATTTTTGGAAATACCGCGGTTTGGAGAAACTGGCTGAGAATAAGAAACCGGATCAGGTGATAAAGCTGGCGGAAACGATCTCTGGTGATGAAAGTGCCGCTAATGCCTGCGCCTTTGCTATGGCTGTCGAATATATCTCGGGTGTCTCAGTGCCGCGACGGGCTTGGAAATTGAGGACGGTCCTGCTGGAACTGGAGCGTATCTACTCTCATTTAGGTGACCTGGGCGGAATGGCAGTTGACGTGGCATATCCGGTGGGAGCAGCGCCATTTTATATACTGCGAGAACAGGTACTGCGCTGGAATGCTGCACTAACCGGTTCCCGTTTTCTGAAAGGCGTCATCATCCCCGGTGGTTTGGAGCGGGATATACCAGATGTTAAGCTCAAAGAACTGCTGGTATATATAGAAGAATTCAAAATACCTTTTGACGAGGCGCTTAAAGGTATCTATGACTCCGCATGGGTGATAGACAGACTGGAAACCACCGGTGTGGTCAGCCCTACGCTGATCCCGGCACTTAACCTGACCGGTCCCACTGCCCGGGCCTCCGGTGCCTGCATTGATACCCGTATTGACCATCCCTACGGAATATATGGTGAAATCAAGCCGGAAATTATCACTGACGGGGATGGCGATGTTCTTTCCCGTTTTAAGGTTAAAGCCGGTGAGATCGGTGACTCACTGCGTCTTATCTGTGATGCGGTGAATATAGAGGCAGATGAACCGGTGAAAGCGGTCTGCCAGCCCAAAGACGGCTACGCTATTACTTTGATCGAGGCCGCACGGGGGCAGAGCGTGCAATGGGTTTACATTAAAGATGGACTTATAGATCGCTGGAAGATCCGCACGGCTTCATTTTGTAACTGGCTGGCTATTGAGCATGCTGTCATCGGCAATATTGTTCCGGACTTTCCGGTGATCAACAAAAGCCTGAACTTATCATACGCAGGTAACGACCTATGA